Proteins from a single region of Demequina sp. NBRC 110054:
- the nadA gene encoding quinolinate synthase NadA — MSATFTEPAESPALLLLGQRRDLMSERGVDCPGALPSPSDPDLVERALKAKEALGDRVFILGHHYQRDEVIQFADVTGDSFKLARDAANRPEAEFIVFCGVHFMAESADILTTDEQQVVLPDMAAGCSMADMADINQVEDAWAQLAEAGITDRTIPITYMNSTAALKAFCGRNRGAVCTSSNSETALRWAFDQIGGVEGDGKVFFFPDQHLGRNTAVLKLAMSLDDCVVWDPRKPLGGNTVEELQAARMILWKGHCSVHARFRKENIDALREQVPGINVIVHPECAHDVVAAADMVGSTEYIIKAIEAAEPGTAWAIGTELNLVRRLANAHPDKEIHFLEDTVCFCSTMNRIDVPHLVWALESLVAGEVPNRIEVDPQTQAEAKVALDRMLALPAPAPAND; from the coding sequence ATGAGCGCGACCTTCACGGAACCTGCCGAGTCGCCCGCCCTCCTCCTTCTGGGTCAGCGTCGTGACCTCATGTCGGAGCGAGGCGTCGACTGCCCCGGAGCCCTGCCCTCGCCGTCCGATCCCGACCTGGTCGAGCGCGCCCTCAAGGCGAAGGAGGCGCTGGGCGACCGCGTCTTCATCCTGGGCCACCACTACCAGCGCGACGAGGTCATCCAGTTCGCGGACGTCACGGGCGACTCGTTCAAGCTCGCGCGGGACGCGGCGAACCGCCCCGAGGCGGAGTTCATCGTCTTCTGCGGCGTGCACTTCATGGCGGAGTCGGCCGACATCCTCACCACGGACGAGCAGCAGGTCGTGCTGCCCGACATGGCCGCGGGCTGCTCGATGGCCGACATGGCGGACATCAACCAGGTCGAGGACGCGTGGGCGCAGCTAGCCGAGGCCGGCATCACCGACCGCACCATCCCGATCACCTACATGAACTCGACCGCCGCGCTCAAGGCGTTCTGCGGTCGCAACCGCGGCGCGGTGTGCACGTCATCCAACTCGGAGACCGCCCTGCGCTGGGCGTTCGACCAGATCGGCGGCGTCGAGGGCGACGGCAAGGTCTTCTTCTTCCCGGACCAGCACCTGGGCCGCAACACCGCGGTGCTCAAGCTCGCGATGAGCCTCGACGACTGCGTCGTCTGGGATCCGCGCAAGCCGCTGGGCGGCAACACCGTCGAGGAGCTCCAGGCCGCGCGGATGATCCTGTGGAAGGGCCACTGCTCGGTGCACGCCCGGTTCCGCAAGGAGAACATCGACGCGCTGCGCGAGCAGGTCCCCGGGATCAACGTGATCGTGCACCCCGAGTGCGCGCACGACGTGGTGGCGGCAGCCGACATGGTCGGCTCCACCGAGTACATCATCAAGGCCATCGAGGCCGCCGAGCCCGGCACCGCCTGGGCGATCGGCACGGAGCTCAACCTGGTGCGTCGCCTCGCGAACGCTCACCCGGACAAGGAGATCCACTTCCTCGAGGACACCGTCTGCTTCTGCTCGACGATGAACCGCATCGACGTCCCGCACCTCGTGTGGGCGCTCGAGTCGCTCGTCGCGGGCGAGGTGCCCAACCGCATCGAGGTGGACCCGCAGACGCAGGCTGAGGCCAAGGTGGCGCTGGACCGGATGCTCGCGCTTCCGGCCCCGGCGCCCGCGAACGACTGA
- a CDS encoding DUF3043 domain-containing protein → MSKNDSTVDVPDEGSTVPVGKGRPTPKRKAQEAANHRPLVGGQATKEDKQARKEAMRAQRAKENEALMSGDERNMPAEHRGPERRWIRDFIDARSSAAEWAMPVMLAFVVLTLFVGSSVVGTFMIMAFYLVLIGMGIEVWLITRSAKKHFEERFGIGRLPRGWRLYAITRAMNLRRMRVPKPQVKRGEYPS, encoded by the coding sequence ATGAGCAAGAACGACAGCACCGTCGACGTCCCCGACGAGGGCAGCACCGTCCCCGTCGGCAAGGGCCGCCCCACCCCCAAGCGCAAGGCGCAGGAGGCCGCGAACCACCGTCCCCTCGTGGGCGGTCAGGCGACCAAGGAGGACAAGCAGGCCCGCAAGGAGGCCATGCGAGCGCAGCGCGCCAAGGAGAACGAGGCGCTCATGTCGGGCGACGAGCGCAACATGCCCGCCGAGCACCGCGGCCCCGAGCGCCGCTGGATCCGCGACTTCATCGACGCGCGCTCGTCCGCCGCCGAGTGGGCCATGCCCGTGATGCTCGCCTTCGTGGTGCTCACGCTCTTCGTCGGCAGCAGCGTCGTCGGCACCTTCATGATCATGGCCTTCTACCTGGTCCTCATCGGCATGGGCATCGAGGTGTGGCTCATCACCCGCTCGGCCAAGAAGCACTTCGAGGAGCGCTTCGGCATCGGCCGCCTCCCCCGCGGATGGCGCCTCTACGCGATCACGCGCGCGATGAACCTGCGCCGCATGCGCGTGCCCAAGCCCCAGGTCAAGCGCGGCGAGTACCCCAGCTGA
- a CDS encoding aldo/keto reductase family protein, with amino-acid sequence MINYRYLGNSGLKITELVYGNWLTHASQVENDQARACVNAALDVGITTFDTADAYANTAAEKVLGEALKGERREGLEIFTKVYFPTGAKGANDVGLSRKHILESINGSLTRLGTDYVDLYQAHRFDYETPLEETMLAFADIVRQGKALYIGVSEWNAGQIRAGAALAKELHVPLISNQPQYSMLWRVIEDQVVPASEESGLSQIVWSPVAQGVLTGKYLPGKAAPEGSRGTDEKGGKGMISRFLDDQELLERVQGLKPIADELDLTMAQLAIAWVLQNSNVAAAIIGASRPQQVVDNAKASGVEIPAELMARIDEVLGDKVVSDPSRTVSPATRPV; translated from the coding sequence ATGATCAACTACCGCTACCTGGGCAACTCCGGCCTCAAGATCACCGAGCTCGTCTACGGCAACTGGCTCACCCACGCCTCTCAGGTCGAGAACGACCAGGCGCGCGCGTGCGTCAACGCGGCGCTCGACGTCGGCATCACGACCTTCGACACCGCAGACGCCTACGCCAACACCGCCGCAGAGAAGGTCCTCGGCGAGGCGCTCAAGGGCGAGCGCCGCGAAGGCCTCGAGATCTTCACCAAGGTCTACTTCCCCACGGGCGCCAAGGGCGCGAACGACGTCGGCCTGTCCCGCAAGCACATCCTCGAGTCCATCAACGGCTCGCTCACGCGCCTCGGCACCGACTACGTGGATCTCTACCAGGCGCACCGCTTCGACTACGAGACCCCGCTCGAGGAGACGATGCTCGCGTTCGCGGACATCGTCCGTCAGGGCAAGGCGCTCTACATCGGAGTGAGCGAGTGGAACGCGGGGCAGATCCGCGCGGGTGCGGCGCTCGCGAAGGAGTTGCACGTCCCGCTGATCTCCAACCAGCCCCAGTACTCGATGCTGTGGCGCGTGATCGAGGACCAGGTGGTCCCCGCGTCCGAGGAGTCGGGCCTGTCGCAGATCGTGTGGTCCCCGGTCGCGCAGGGCGTGCTCACCGGCAAGTACCTGCCCGGGAAGGCGGCTCCCGAGGGCTCGCGCGGCACGGACGAGAAGGGCGGCAAGGGCATGATCTCGCGCTTCCTCGACGACCAGGAGCTGCTCGAGCGCGTCCAGGGTCTGAAGCCGATCGCCGACGAGCTCGATCTCACGATGGCGCAGCTCGCGATCGCGTGGGTCCTGCAGAACTCGAACGTGGCCGCGGCGATCATCGGCGCTTCCCGCCCGCAGCAGGTCGTGGACAACGCCAAGGCGTCCGGCGTGGAGATCCCGGCGGAGCTCATGGCACGCATCGACGAGGTGCTCGGCGACAAGGTCGTGAGCGACCCCTCGCGCACGGTGAGCCCGGCGACGCGACCGGTCTGA
- a CDS encoding LysR family transcriptional regulator, with product MPGTTLDELRMIVAVEQHGSLTAAAHALDVSQQAVSQKMRALERRWGLSLFDRTARGTALTDHGKLVAEWAATLVGQAEGFDSAVAALRSDRAARVRVAASLTIAEHLVPGWLVTYASDPSAAHVELTAVNSVTVAQRVRSGQDDLGFVETPDPPEGLASFVFAQDEVVLVVAPGHPWARRTSVSPAEVARTPLVSREAGSGTRLTMERSLEAVVGAGRVVAPAAELSTTAAVRATIIAGGGVGALSGLAVRDDIAAGRLRRVTVDGPAAVRPFAAVWDPRRRLAPGASRILEIASARP from the coding sequence ATGCCGGGGACGACGCTGGACGAGCTGCGGATGATCGTCGCCGTCGAGCAGCACGGCAGCCTCACCGCGGCCGCGCACGCGCTCGACGTCAGTCAGCAGGCGGTGTCGCAGAAGATGCGCGCGCTCGAGCGCCGCTGGGGGCTGTCGCTGTTCGACCGCACCGCGCGCGGCACGGCGCTCACGGACCACGGCAAGCTGGTCGCCGAGTGGGCCGCGACCCTCGTGGGTCAGGCGGAGGGCTTCGACTCGGCGGTCGCGGCGCTGCGCAGCGACAGGGCGGCGCGCGTGCGCGTGGCCGCGAGCCTCACGATCGCGGAGCACCTCGTGCCCGGATGGCTCGTGACCTACGCGTCCGACCCCTCGGCGGCGCACGTCGAGCTCACAGCCGTCAACTCCGTGACCGTGGCCCAGCGCGTGCGCAGCGGGCAGGACGATCTGGGATTCGTCGAGACGCCCGATCCGCCCGAGGGGCTCGCCAGCTTCGTCTTCGCGCAGGACGAGGTGGTGCTCGTCGTGGCCCCCGGCCACCCGTGGGCCCGCCGCACCTCGGTATCCCCGGCCGAGGTCGCGCGCACGCCGCTCGTGAGCCGCGAGGCCGGCTCGGGCACGCGGCTCACCATGGAGAGGTCGCTCGAGGCGGTCGTGGGAGCCGGCAGGGTCGTCGCCCCGGCGGCCGAACTGTCGACGACGGCGGCCGTCCGCGCGACGATCATCGCGGGCGGGGGAGTCGGGGCGCTCAGCGGCCTCGCGGTGCGCGACGACATCGCGGCCGGGCGCCTGCGCCGCGTGACCGTGGACGGTCCCGCGGCGGTGCGACCCTTCGCGGCGGTGTGGGATCCGCGCCGGCGGCTCGCGCCCGGGGCGTCGAGGATCCTGGAGATCGCCTCAGCCCGTCCCTAG
- a CDS encoding glycerate kinase: MRVAAAIEGWSGVPAHEARRIVERAWREAAPGIDVVTVLLGDGGPRSADSVAGPLRTLERVTVADTYEGLMLAPAGGALRWDPTSLGSALRAIAVDDAEPKRVIVPLGDEPPAGDAIDLWGTSLEEMRAAARGLDITALVSADRPLLGFHGMSAAVREGREGDRALAIAAQAQEERWRLRAAEADEIVAARELLASPRRLSDQPRTGAAGGLAYCLAALGARLEAGSHSLARWAGLPEAVQHADVVIAVVDTLSHAALDHGAAAPVGGLAAARGVPAVVVTGDSHVGKRDLMAAGIHGTHQGDSGPEGLADAVSRAARTWTPAR, encoded by the coding sequence ATGCGAGTCGCTGCAGCAATCGAGGGCTGGTCGGGTGTCCCGGCGCACGAGGCCCGCCGCATCGTCGAGAGGGCGTGGCGCGAGGCGGCCCCCGGCATCGACGTGGTCACCGTGCTGCTGGGCGACGGTGGGCCGCGCAGCGCCGACAGCGTCGCCGGGCCCCTCCGCACACTTGAGCGCGTCACCGTCGCTGACACCTACGAGGGCCTCATGCTCGCGCCCGCCGGCGGCGCCCTGCGATGGGATCCGACCTCCCTGGGCTCAGCTTTGCGCGCGATCGCCGTGGACGACGCGGAGCCGAAGCGGGTGATCGTCCCCCTGGGGGATGAGCCGCCGGCCGGCGACGCGATCGACCTCTGGGGCACGTCGCTCGAGGAGATGCGAGCCGCCGCGCGCGGCCTCGACATCACCGCGCTCGTGTCCGCCGACCGACCCTTGCTGGGCTTCCACGGCATGAGCGCGGCCGTCCGGGAGGGACGCGAGGGTGATCGCGCGCTTGCGATCGCCGCGCAGGCCCAAGAGGAGCGGTGGCGCCTGAGGGCCGCCGAGGCCGACGAAATCGTGGCCGCGCGCGAGCTGCTCGCGAGCCCCCGCAGGCTCTCGGACCAGCCGCGCACCGGTGCCGCGGGCGGCCTCGCGTACTGCCTCGCCGCGCTCGGCGCCCGCCTCGAGGCCGGTTCGCACTCGCTCGCGCGGTGGGCGGGCCTGCCCGAGGCTGTCCAGCATGCCGACGTGGTCATCGCCGTCGTCGACACCCTGTCGCATGCGGCCCTCGATCACGGCGCCGCAGCCCCTGTGGGCGGGCTGGCGGCCGCGAGGGGGGTCCCTGCGGTCGTCGTGACGGGCGACTCGCACGTCGGCAAGCGCGACCTCATGGCGGCAGGGATTCACGGCACGCATCAGGGCGACTCCGGGCCCGAGGGCCTCGCCGACGCCGTGTCCAGGGCCGCCCGTACCTGGACTCCCGCGCGCTGA
- a CDS encoding TDT family transporter, giving the protein MTTRAAIPAITPNWFAAVMGTSILGTAAATLPVSSPLLDVLAWAAWGLATVLLVVATTVTIAHYVDDRHAVRRYLDDPGMAYFFGAQAMGLLAYGAATLVVAQPLLGQSLAVGIDAVLWILGTALGLATAVGVPVLAFTRHSVSPDAASGAWLMPVVPPMVSAATGAMLLPYVDGELAKTLALACYAMFGLSGLAAIMVIASIWNRLSHHQVGASAAVPTLWIVLGPLGQSITAVGILADNAAGPLGIDSHTLLMFSVLYGVPVMGFALLWLAIALTITVRTTRSGLPFTLAWWAFTFPVGTCVTGASQLARHTDSVALTGLAVLLYALLVAGWVTAATGTMRHLLPRRVPQEPVTVAA; this is encoded by the coding sequence ATGACCACCCGCGCCGCGATTCCCGCCATCACCCCCAACTGGTTCGCCGCCGTCATGGGCACGTCGATCCTGGGCACCGCGGCGGCGACCCTCCCCGTGTCGAGCCCGCTGCTCGACGTCCTCGCGTGGGCGGCCTGGGGGCTCGCGACCGTGCTCCTCGTCGTCGCGACGACCGTGACGATCGCGCACTACGTCGACGACAGGCACGCCGTCCGGCGCTACCTCGACGACCCTGGCATGGCCTACTTCTTCGGCGCCCAGGCAATGGGGCTGCTCGCGTACGGCGCCGCGACGCTCGTCGTAGCCCAGCCGCTGCTCGGGCAGAGCCTCGCGGTGGGCATCGACGCAGTGCTGTGGATCCTCGGCACCGCACTGGGCCTCGCGACCGCCGTCGGCGTGCCCGTGCTCGCCTTCACCCGTCATTCGGTCTCCCCCGATGCCGCCTCGGGCGCGTGGCTCATGCCCGTCGTCCCTCCTATGGTCTCGGCGGCGACCGGCGCGATGCTGCTGCCGTACGTCGATGGGGAGCTGGCGAAGACGCTCGCGCTCGCCTGCTACGCGATGTTCGGGCTCAGCGGCCTCGCGGCGATCATGGTGATCGCCTCGATCTGGAACCGCCTGTCGCACCACCAGGTCGGCGCATCCGCCGCAGTCCCGACGCTGTGGATCGTCCTCGGACCGCTCGGTCAGTCGATCACCGCGGTCGGCATCCTCGCGGACAACGCGGCCGGGCCGCTCGGGATCGACTCCCACACGCTCCTGATGTTCTCGGTGCTCTACGGAGTGCCGGTCATGGGCTTCGCGCTCCTGTGGCTCGCGATCGCGCTCACGATCACGGTGCGCACGACGCGGTCGGGCCTCCCCTTCACGCTCGCGTGGTGGGCCTTCACCTTCCCCGTCGGCACGTGCGTCACGGGCGCGAGCCAGCTCGCGAGGCACACGGATTCCGTCGCCCTCACGGGCCTCGCGGTGCTGCTCTACGCGCTGCTCGTCGCGGGCTGGGTGACCGCCGCTACGGGGACGATGCGCCACCTCCTGCCGCGCCGCGTGCCCCAGGAACCGGTCACCGTCGCGGCGTAG
- a CDS encoding quinone-dependent dihydroorotate dehydrogenase has product MYDLVLTQIIYRMDPEFAHRFAVKGFRYGGRLLRLLGGRRVFPAPSEGAAVHALGLTFPAPLGLAAGMDKNAEAVPGLAAAGFSHIEIGTVTARAQPGNEKPRSWREKDVRGLRNRMGFNNEGADAVARRLARLRAHKSGRDVILGVNIGKTKVTPAEEAPTDYGYSARLLAPYADYLVVNVSSPNTPGLRDLQSTEALRPILEHVRIAADDAVGDRHVPLLVKIAPDLADEDVDAVADLALELGLDGIVATNTTIGHDRGPGGLSGPPVLPRALEVIARLRARVGERMCLIGVGGITSVEDAQAMLDAGATLLQGYTAFVYEGPAWPARINAGVTPRR; this is encoded by the coding sequence ATGTACGACCTCGTCCTCACGCAGATCATCTACCGGATGGATCCGGAGTTCGCCCATCGCTTCGCCGTGAAGGGCTTCCGCTACGGGGGTCGGCTGCTCCGTCTGTTGGGCGGACGACGCGTCTTCCCCGCACCTTCCGAGGGTGCTGCGGTGCACGCCCTCGGCCTCACGTTCCCCGCGCCGCTCGGGCTCGCCGCGGGGATGGACAAGAACGCCGAGGCGGTCCCGGGCCTCGCCGCAGCGGGCTTCTCGCACATCGAGATCGGCACCGTCACGGCGCGCGCGCAGCCGGGCAACGAGAAGCCCCGCTCGTGGCGGGAGAAGGACGTGCGCGGCCTGCGCAACCGCATGGGCTTCAACAACGAGGGCGCCGACGCGGTGGCGCGTCGTCTTGCGAGGCTGCGCGCGCACAAGTCAGGCCGGGACGTGATCCTGGGCGTCAACATCGGCAAGACCAAGGTGACGCCGGCCGAGGAGGCGCCGACCGACTACGGCTACTCCGCGCGCCTGCTCGCGCCCTACGCGGACTACCTCGTCGTCAACGTGTCGTCGCCCAACACCCCAGGCCTGCGCGATCTTCAGTCGACCGAGGCGCTGCGCCCGATCCTCGAGCACGTGCGCATCGCCGCGGACGATGCGGTGGGCGACCGGCACGTGCCGCTCCTGGTGAAGATCGCTCCGGATCTCGCGGACGAGGACGTGGACGCCGTCGCAGACCTCGCGCTCGAGCTGGGGCTCGACGGCATCGTCGCGACGAACACGACGATCGGTCACGACCGTGGGCCGGGAGGCCTGTCGGGCCCGCCCGTGCTCCCGCGTGCGCTCGAGGTGATCGCCCGCCTGCGGGCCCGCGTCGGCGAGCGGATGTGCCTGATCGGCGTCGGCGGCATCACCTCGGTCGAGGATGCGCAGGCGATGCTCGACGCGGGTGCGACCCTGCTCCAGGGCTACACGGCCTTCGTGTACGAGGGTCCGGCGTGGCCCGCGCGGATCAATGCGGGAGTGACGCCGAGGCGCTGA